In one window of Tachypleus tridentatus isolate NWPU-2018 chromosome 2, ASM421037v1, whole genome shotgun sequence DNA:
- the LOC143238804 gene encoding uncharacterized protein LOC143238804 translates to MLKHLMNHWKTHRQKSPYVVSDDPFCCTDLSLGGSPDKNIYSVNRVNPIYQNSDSEESSSKSGNCRVKSDLKDVYKPQCSTCGFYPSTLSYPITRTLGDIYAPPSLLSSEIYQPFMEKKTSGEDGRDVSLRPQFNRRLTNNTKVADKVVPFLYDSQFQNSYGDFRTKRKRNIIDFHGPVSSETEDSGIQVGNSCASSLENEETAETGGVRYSLQSYNKNGISLIEPVICLKHDHLSVSKRVRKGHERNLSFSQPCVVRVKEQQMNSSSRKAKEQPDTFNETLDSGSREEQMKTYKDREEDTENVLDVDESLESEAAFATKNKDFNESQQFLNDVEKSTNQIKETPEFKAHKNSVISSESQLEFTSCNSELPHNPSVKGPKSPFSTRTSWHVCDQDGIGHLKQIPKLRNLIGWSKCRICRP, encoded by the coding sequence ATGTTAAAGCACCTGATGAATCACTGGAAGACACATCGCCAGAAGTCGCCTTACGTCGTTTCTGACGATCCATTTTGCTGTACAGACTTATCGTTAGGAGGTTCACCGGACAAGAATATTTATTCCGTTAACCGAGTGAATcccatttatcagaatagtgattCAGAGGAATCTTCGTCCAAGAGTGGAAACTGTCGAGTGAAGTCTGATTTGAAAGACGTATATAAACCACAGTGTTCTACCTGTGGTTTTTACCCTTCCACATTATCTTATCCAATAACGCGGACACTTGGAGATATTTATGCTCCCCCATCCCTACTATCTTCTGAAATTTATCAACCATTTATGGAAAAGAAGACTTCTGGCGAAGATGGACGTGATGTCTCTCTCAGACCCCAGTTTAACCGACGtttaacaaataatactaaaGTTGCTGATAAAGTCGTGCCTTTTCTGTATGATAGCCAATTTCAAAACTCTTACGGGGACTTCAGAACAAAAAGGAAGAGAAACATTATTGATTTCCATGGACCTGTGTCATCGGAAACTGAGGACAGTGGTATTCAAGTGGGGAATTCTTGCGCGTCAAGTTTAGAAAACGAGGAAACAGCAGAAACAGGTGGTGTACGTTACTCGCTCCAGTCATATAATAAAAACGGTATATCTTTAATTGAACCCGTTATATGTCTGAAGCATGATCATCTTTCGGTTTCAAAAAGAGTTCGTAAAGGTCATGAAAGAAACTTGAGTTTCTCTCAGCCTTGTGTAGTCAGAGTAAAAGAGCAACAAATGAATTCATCAAGCAGGAAAGCAAAGGAGCAACCAGATACATTCAACGAAACCCTGGACAGTGGGTCGAGGGAAGAACAGATGAAGACTTATAAGGATCGGGAAGAAGATACTGAAAATGTGTTGGATGTGGATGAAAGTCTTGAATCTGAAGCTGCGTTTGCAACTAAAAACAAAGATTTCAATGAAAGTCAACAGTTTTTGAATGACGTTGAGAAGTCGACCAATCAGATTAAAGAAACGCCAGAATTTAAAGCACACAAAAATAGTGTTATAAGCTCAGAATCCCAGCTGGAATTTACCTCTTGTAATTCTGAACTACCTCATAATCCATCTGTGAAGGGACCCAAGTCTCCTTTTTCTACAAGAACATCGTGGCATGTTTGTGATCAAGATGGAATAGGTCATCTCAAGCAAATACCAAAATTACGGAACCTGATAGGTTGGTCCAAGTGCAGAATCTGTCGCCCATGA
- the LOC143238821 gene encoding uncharacterized protein LOC143238821, producing MDKWNKNQGTFRNSEREPPTKRIQQNKTAVSLCGQCGFNKTDRVSKQCEEYYNSLQETKSRQRSKISEGCTYCQKQRNQDPHTEYKTRNISCNGCVVENCKHSTDVTTRGNSVKLSCKNQGYNSGDSSVGFLREIDRDMVHDSCSSDTFQCRHPYMDTWSSKQGVEPEIHRYASDSRGTIRSENQWSFPISQCTCNHHNGHYGHRRHITFAEDLKPQEGQCIGKLNPILHNDGIGFGPRENLMDSEPVFLSPSKLHADYLCRVKNKNSLPEIDDFLAHKNRPADSENQTHYQLSQTRDYYRHYPWPNVQIWENFLYKQRLRKRKKRALFMGVMAIGILVVIGIVVAMVLAVLRRKHPKVT from the exons ATGGATAAGTGGAATAAAAATCAAGGGACGTTTCGAAATTCGGAAAGAGAACCGCCAACAAAAAGAATACAACAAAACAAGACAGCTGTTAGTCTGTGTGGTCAGTGTGGATTTAACAAGACAGATCGAGTGTCCAAGCAGTGTGAGGAATATTATAACAGCCTTCAAGAAACGAAAAGCCGACAACGATCTAAAATTTCGGAGGGATGCACATATTGCCAAAAGCAGCGTAACCAGGACCCTCATACAGAATATAAAACCAGAAACATTTCCTGTAATGGTTGTGTGGTCGAAAACTGTAAACATTCAACAGATGTGACCACACGAGGTAACTCAGTAAAATTAAGTTGTAAGAACCAAGGTTATAATTCTGGAGATTCATCAGTTGGATTCCTTCGGGAGATTGATAGAGATATGGTTCATGACAGCTGTTCTTCTGACACGTTCCAGTGTCGACACCCTTATATGGACACTTGGAGTTCCAAGCAGGGAGTAGAACCAGAGATACATAGATATGCCAGTGATTCAAGAGGAACTATTAGAAGTGAAAACCAATGGAGCTTTCCAATCTCACAGTGCACGTGTAATCATCATAATGGTCACTATGGTCATCGACGACATATAACGTTTGCTGAAGACCTTAAGCCACAAGAAGGACAGTGCATCGGTAAACTTAATCCAATATTGCACAATGATGGAATTGGGTTTGGACCTAGAGAGAACCTAATGGATTCAGAACCTGTTTTTCTCAGTCCTTCTAAACTCCATGCGGATTATCTTTGCAGggtcaaaaataaaaattctctCCCTGAAATAGATGATTTCCTGGCCCACAAGAATCGTCCAGCAGATTCTGAGAATCAAACTCATTATCAGCTATCCCAG ACACGAGACTATTACAGACACTATCCATGGCCTAATGTCCAAATTTGGGAGAATTTTCTATACAAGCAACGTCTACGTAAACGTAAGAAGAGGGCGTTGTTTATGGGAGTGATGGCAATTGGCATACTCGTGGTTATTGGAATTGTCGTAGCCATGGTACTGGCTGTCCTCAGGCGCAAACATCCGAAAGTTACTTAA